The Pleomorphomonas sp. T1.2MG-36 DNA segment CCTCCGTCTTTCGCTTCGACAGGCAGTAGACGATGCCGCTTTCGCCCGCGTGCGCCTTCAGAAAGCGCTTCAGCTGAGCCCTGGGATTATCCTTCTCGGCAATGGCGTAGCGAATGTTGGGGCGGTCGAAGCCGGCAATGAAGGCGTCGCTTTCGGCGATCTGGAGATGCGACAGGATTTCCGCGCGGGTCGGCGCATCGGCCGTAGCCGTCAGCGCCATGCGCGGTATGCCGGGGAACTCCGAGATGAGCGCGTCGAGTTGACGATAGGAGGGGCGGAAATCATGCCCCCATTGCGACAGGCAATGCGCTTCGTCGATAGCGATCAGCGACAGTTGCGTGCGGTGCAAGAGATCCAGAACATCGGGCCGCAGCAGCGTTTCCGGGGCAACGTAGAGGAGGTCCAGGCCGCCGCTCGAAATGTCTCGCCACAAGGCGTGGCGCTCGTCCCCCTGCAGATCGGAATTGAGCGCGGCGGCCTTGACGCCTGCCTGCCGCAGCGCCGCCACCTGATCGGCCATGAGAGCGATCAACGGCGAGACGATCAGGCCCATGCCGGGCCGGACCAGCGCCGGTATCTGATAGCAGAGCGACTTGCCGCCGCCCGTCGGCATGAGCACGAAAGCGTTGTTTCCGCCCACGACATGGTCGACGATTTCGGCCTGAGGTCCACGAAAGGCCTCGTAGCCATAAACGGTTTTCAGAATGTGCAGGGGATGAACGGTCACGACGACTCGGCGGGGATTGCAGGGAGCGGGCTTCATAGCAGGTTCGGCGTCGGGCTGCTCGTGCGGAGGGGGTGGCCTCAAGGAAGACGCGAGCTCTCGGGGGCGGGGCCTAGAGACAGGCTCCTCGATAGGATGGCAAACGGCAGGGAACCTTCTCGGAAAAACGCCGTTCTAGAGACGGGTTCGACGTTATGGATCTTCGGATGAAGCCAATGAAGCTTTCGGCTGGGCACGCCCTTTGGCCATTCAGACAGTCTAGGACAGCGGCCGAGACTCGGTGCGGATCGTACCCGACGACGACAGCCCAGCCGCGGGCGGCTTGAACCTTGACCCCCGGCAACTCCAAAATCGTGATCTACGCCGCACTGGCCGGTAACCTCGCCATCGCCGTGACGAAGTTCGTGGCGTCATGGTGGACGGGCTCCGGAGCCATGCTCAGCGAGGCGGTCCACTCGCTGGTCGATACCAGCAATCAGGGGTTTCTGCTTCTCGGCCTTCGTCGATCGGCTCGCCCGGCCAGCCAGCGGCACCCGTTCGGACACGGCATGGAGATCTATTTCTGGGCGTTTATCGTCGCCCTGATGATCTTCGCGCTCGGGGGAGCGGCTTCCATCTATGAGGGCGCGCAGCGCCTGCTCGATCCCGAGCCGATACGGGATCCCTGGATCAATTATCTTGTGCTCGGTGTCAGCTTCGCGATCGAGGCGACGTCGCTGCGGGTGGCCTGGCGGGAGCTGCGTCGCAGCCAACCTGGCCGAACAATGCTCGCGGCCCTCCGCGGGAGCAAGGATCCCAGCGTTTTTTCCATATTCTGCGAGGATTCCGCGGCGCTTATCGGCCTGTCGGTGGCCGCCGTCGGGCTCGCCTTGGCGCATGTGCTGCAAGAGCCGCGCTTTGATGCCATCGCCTCGTTGGCGATCGGCGGGATCCTGATCTTGACTGCCGTGTTCCTTGCCCGGGAAACGCTCAGTCTCATGACCGGCGAAAGCGCCTCGGTGGAGGTGCTGGCCTCGGTGCGTGCTGTGCTCGAAGGCGACCGCCGGATTCAGCGGATCGAAGAGATCCTCAGCATGCATCTGGGGCCCTCCGACATACTCCTCGGCATTTCGCTCGATTTCGATGACGAAATGACGAGCGAGGAGATCGAGGCCACCGTTCATGACCTTGGCAAAAAACTCCGTTCAACTCAGCCGTCGATCACCAGAGTTTTCGTGCGTCCCGTCCAGCCCGCGAAGAAGAAGGTGCTTGCCGGCTCGGCCACGAGCTGAGCACACATCTCTCCCGCAAACAGACCGCCGTTGGGCGAGGCGAGGACGAGGTATGTATCCGGGTGCAAATGCACCGTCTGGCCGGATGCAGGCTTGCCTGTTCCGCATGCCGGGACCGTGTTCGTTCAGCTCATTCCCGGCAACCGCCTGATCTGTTCGGCCAGGTAGTCGACCATCAGACGGACGCGTCCCACCTTGGCGCGTTCCGGCACCATCAGCATGTTGAGCGGGGTGGTGGGAAGAGAATGGTCCGGCAGCAACACCTCCA contains these protein-coding regions:
- a CDS encoding cation diffusion facilitator family transporter; this encodes MTPGNSKIVIYAALAGNLAIAVTKFVASWWTGSGAMLSEAVHSLVDTSNQGFLLLGLRRSARPASQRHPFGHGMEIYFWAFIVALMIFALGGAASIYEGAQRLLDPEPIRDPWINYLVLGVSFAIEATSLRVAWRELRRSQPGRTMLAALRGSKDPSVFSIFCEDSAALIGLSVAAVGLALAHVLQEPRFDAIASLAIGGILILTAVFLARETLSLMTGESASVEVLASVRAVLEGDRRIQRIEEILSMHLGPSDILLGISLDFDDEMTSEEIEATVHDLGKKLRSTQPSITRVFVRPVQPAKKKVLAGSATS